The following coding sequences lie in one Bicyclus anynana chromosome 21, ilBicAnyn1.1, whole genome shotgun sequence genomic window:
- the LOC112049545 gene encoding uncharacterized protein LOC112049545 encodes MSYPIKFLLLQKSELIYEVIIRGESPADNVSELRRQVTKLTQKYPSEEILESCLDFAEDHAGITETLTKIKCNIDTLKTDLQKPLIDRTANLLNHIYHRLQRVVTSKKSDNTAALADSRDFYETLCVQLQKIVKTEARSRAESTSNPDYEQTSLDNLTKLSITCERSLSPDLAKIKFDGKSCVRSFIERVEEFRVSKDVTDKKMLSYACDLFIGDALHWYRSIKRDVDTWKDLLTTLKEDFDLVDYDYRMLSEIRSRTQGATENIITYFAIMKGMFSRLNKDLPEEEKLEILIHNIRPCYASVLFTCSDIKSIDELRSICRNYERIKIRCDNFKEPPTSNSNSVAPEFAYRHVKESNKIQYTQRYYNTSNFKPNSYNSNTSNLPNKELINKTYAINETLTKSSTKYCHRCRDNTHTMSECQAERTIFCFKCGLKDYRTPDCPKCTPKETETKN; translated from the coding sequence ATGTCTTATCCAATTAAATTCCTTTTACTCCAAAAATCTGAATTAATATACGAAGTAATTATCAGAGGTGAGTCACCCGCTGATAATGTGTCAGAGCTTCGCCGGCAAGTTACTAAGCTAACACAAAAATACCCTTCAGAAGAAATTCTGGAATCTTGTCTTGATTTTGCCGAAGATCATGCGGGTATAACTGAAACGTtgacaaaaattaaatgtaatatcGATACGTTAAAAACTGATTTACAAAAGCCACTCATTGATAGAACCGCAAACTTACTCAACCATATTTATCATAGATTGCAGAGAGTAGTTACTTCTAAGAAGAGTGACAATACTGCTGCTCTTGCGGATTCTAgagatttttatgaaacattatGCGTACAGttacaaaaaatagtaaaaacagAAGCACGTTCTCGCGCGGAATCTACCTCGAATCCTGATTATGAACAAACTTCCCTAGATAATTTAACTAAGCTTTCTATTACTTGTGAACGCAGTTTATCCCCAGATTTGGCAAAGATCAAATTTGATGGTAAATCATGTGTTCGTTCATTTATTGAGCGTGTGGAGGAGTTCCGTGTATCTAAAGATGTTACCGACAAGAAGATGCTTTCTTATGCATGTGATCTATTTATAGGAGACGCTCTCCACTGGTATCGAAGCATTAAAAGAGATGTTGATACATGGAAAGATCTCTTAACGACACTCAAAGAAGACTTTGATCTCGTCGATTACGATTATAGGATGTTATCAGAAATTCGCAGTAGGACACAAGGTGctacagaaaatataataacttactTTGCTATTATGAAAGGCATGTTTTCGCGTCTTAATAAAGATTTACCTGAAGAAGAGAAACTGGAAATTCTAATTCATAATATTAGGCCTTGTTACGCAAGTGTATTGTTCACATGCTCAGATATTAAAAGCATTGATGAGCTACGTTCAATTTGTCGCAATTACGAACGTATTAAAATACGTTGTGATAACTTTAAAGAACCTCCTACCTCCAACTCAAACTCTGTAGCACCCGAATTCGCTTATCGCCATGTAAAGGAAtctaataaaattcaatatactcAAAGATATTACAATACTTCAAATTTTAAACCAAATAGCTACAATAGTAATACCTCTAATTTACCAAATAAagaacttataaataaaacttatgcAATTAATGAGACGCTTACTAAAAGTTCAACTAAGTATTGTCACCGATGTCGTGATAATACTCATACTATGAGTGAATGTCAGGCTGAACGCACTATATTTTGCTTTAAGTGTGGGCTAAAAGACTATCGTACTCCTGATTGTCCAAAATGTACTCCTAAAGAAACCGaaacaaaaaactaa